The window AAATCTCCGGATCCGAAGCGCCGGCTAACTTGGCCATCTCAAGATATTTTAACGCTTCTTCCATCTTTCCGTTCTTTTTTAATACTACGGAAAGGTTATATAGAGCTTTTGCATCGTTTGGAGAAAGAGTCGCGGCTTCTCGAAAATAATGTTCCGCCGAGCCGTAATCCCCGCGATTATAAGCGATATTTCCCAAATACGCGCTGGAAAGAGCGGATAACTTTCCTCCCCTGGATTTTAGAATTACCAGCTTGAATTGCTCTTCTGCCTGAGGAAGTTCCCCTTTTTTAAAATAGCTAACGGCTAAGTTATAGGCCAGATATGGATCATCGGGTGAGGTAGATAATCCCCGCTTATAGGCGTCAATAGCCGCGTCCGGGTCGTTGATTTCATTGAATAAATTCCCGGCTAAAAGAGCGATCCGCGGATCATCGGGGGCAAGCTCTTTGGCTTTCATCGCGGTAGATCTTGCATCCGCGAATTGACCGTTATGCTTATAGGCTAGAGTAAGATTATAATATGCGTGAACGTTTTTGGGATCGTAGAGTACCGCTTTTTGCAAGCGTTCGATCGCTAACGGAAATCTCCCGGCTTCGTCGTGAATGACTCCGAGAACCGTAAGCGCCACCGACTTCTCCTGTTCTGTCGAAGGTCCGTTTAGAAATTCGGTACAATAATCGAAAGCCTGTCGAGTGAATCTCTCTTTATAAAGATTGATGCATTTGGTTAGCTGCGGATTAGCGCTGCCTTCCGGAAGATAGGGCCTTTCCAAAAGTCTACTGATATCTCCTTTGGGAGCCAGTAAATCTTTGCTTCCGGAAAAACTTCCACCTATTAAATCCGTTTGACGATGAGTATAGTAGTACCATCCCGCGGCCAAGAATGCGAGAAGCACCAAGAGTATCATCGCACCCCAGAAAAATGCTAATTTATTATAAGTACGACGAGGCCGAAATTCTTCCGGCTCCTCACCGTAATAGGCTGAGGCTTTAGGTTCTTCCGTCTCCAGGAAGATCCGGTTTTTGCGGATCGGGTTTTCCATGTCGGTTGGTCTCGTATTGAAGAATGGAGTTCAGGATTCCATTAATGAACGGAACCGAATTTTCGCTCTCAAACTCTTTGGTTAGCTCAACCGCTTCGTCGATCACGACTGTAGGCGGGATTTCCATTGAGTTAAGCAGCCCGTAGATGGATAAGCGCAATATACACTTATTCACCGGGGAAATTCTTTCAAAATCCCAATTCCTCGAGTACTTCTTGATTAGAGTATCGATGGCCTCGCCGTTTTTCACAACCCCATTTATAATCGAAACGGCAAAATCCCTCTCATCCTTTTCGATTTTTTTGTCGTACCATTTGAATTTTAAGACTTCGGATAAGGGCGGTTTCACTAATTCCAGCTGATAAAGCGCCATCACGGCGATCTCCCTGGACTTCCTGCGGGAAGTGGACATGGATTAGAGTAGTGCCAACAGATTGACCATTTCAACGGCTGTCAGAGCGGCTTCATAACCTTTATTACCGGCTTTTGTCCCGGCTCTCTCAATAGCCTGCTCAATAGTATCTGTTGTTAGAATTCCGAAAGCTACCGGGAGAGAATATTGGACCCCAATAGAACCGACTTTGGCGGACTCTCCCGCAACATAATCGAAATGCGCAGTTGCACCGCGAATCACAGCGCCTAAGCAGATGATGGAGTCGTATTTCTTGGATGCAGCAGCTTTGGAAACGACAAGCGGAAACTCGTACGCTCCGGGAATCCGGACGATAGTAATGTCTTTGTCTTCGACGCCGGTCGCAAGTAGAGCGTCCGTCGCTCCTTTCAAAAGACTTTCCACGATAAATTCGTTAAAACGGGATACGATGATACAGTGTTTTTGACCTGTACCGTTCAGTTTTGCTTTGAGTTCCTTAGGCATCGGTTTCCTAGTTGATTCTATTATCGAAAAAACACATGTTACCCTCTGTGGCAACCGGAAAAGAGACTCGATTATTCAAATTCTTCCCTTTATCAAAGATCGGACTCGGCATTTTCCTTTGCTACTTCTCGTCCTGCGCTTCCATTCAAACTATCTGGAAACCTAACGATTCCTTTATTAAGAGCTTGGAGTTGCCAAACTGGGTATTGGAATCTTCCATCAAGCTTCGGGTCTTCAATGATACGCCGAATACCGCCAATCCGGAAGATGCACTTCCGGAAGACGATATCGCATTTTATTCCAATAATGCCCGCGTATTGATGGCAGCTTCACCCGCCGCAATGAAAGACATTTATAAAATGGCCGGGTGTCTGGATGGAACCGAATTAGTTACAATCCGCGGAAATAAAATCACTGAAAATCAGGAAGATATTTGGTACGGAATTTGTCGGAGCGGCGCCCAGGATACTGTCGTGTTCAAAGTATTCGATATGGGGAATGATCATCTTTATCGTCTTTACGAGGATGAACTCCTGCCCAACTGGGAGGAGGCAAGAAAGATCGTTCAGACAAATCCGGAGAAAGCCATGCGGCTGGCTAATAAATTGATCGAGCACGAACCCTCCCATCCCGGAGCACGGAGGTTATTGGGAAGTCTATATTTAAAGGCAGGATATTGCCCGGGAGCCATTCGCAACTACCGGATCTATTTGCGGATCATGCCACGGACCCCTGAAAAAGAAAAGATAGATTCTATTGTGAGCAAATCCTGCAAGGATAGCTTAATACCCAAGAAAAAAGAGCAGAAAGAATATTCGGAAGATTTGCCGAACTTAGGGGATTAGAATCTTGGTTCAGAAAAGCTTCTTTCCGGCAAGCATCTTCTCTTAGTGGTGTCGGGGAAAAAGGGCTGGATTCTGTGGGAGCTCATACCGATCTTTCGGATCGAAAATGGGTTGTGGCTCTTTGAATTTTGTGATACGCGGTATTTCCACCGCTGCGCTCCGGCCCCCGCCCAGGAAGGGTGGGGATTTTCTAGCTAAAATCCGACCGCTATGAAAGATATAATCCGCGAATTGTTCAGTGCATTCAGCTCTTGTTCGAGAAGATTCCTGAACGCTGCCTATCGCCTCTATTCCTTGATTCTCAAAACCAAGGTAATTTTTCCGTCGGGTTTCTCGACAACTTCAAAACCTTCTTCCTTTAAGGTCTTTTTGATCCTGTAAAATCCTAAATTTACAACTTTAGGAAGATTCTTCTTAGAAGATCGAGAAGAGTATTCGTTCGGCAGAGCATCCATCCATATTAGTTTCGGTTCCGGAACGCTTCGTCTTGACCTTGACAGGAAGAATTCCTCGCAGGAAATGAGAAAGGAAATGCAACGGATTTTCCTCAGTGTTCTTGTTCTTTTATTTTTAGGAACTGGGACTGCCGGTCTTTTTTTTCCGGAATGGTTTGAATCGCCCATACTCCTTTGGATTCATTCCAAATTTTCCTTCGTCGTTTTTGTAATTGTGATTTTGCTGGCTTCTGCCGCAATTTTACGCATTACGCTCAGAGCCCGAAGAACGATGCGAAATCAAGCAACTGCGGTTGAATCCCATCTGCGGAATATCCTCGAGGAACTGGTTCAGGATTCCCAAGCATTGGGAGATTTTTTGCGGACAGACCTCCCGCAAATGGAAGATAGACTGAAATCCTCGAGAGAAAAGCTTGCAAAGGAAGTTTTCTCATCCTTCACATCGGTCTGGACTCGAATCCGGACGGATGCCGAAGCCGCCTTTCG is drawn from Leptospira fainei serovar Hurstbridge str. BUT 6 and contains these coding sequences:
- a CDS encoding tetratricopeptide repeat protein — protein: MENPIRKNRIFLETEEPKASAYYGEEPEEFRPRRTYNKLAFFWGAMILLVLLAFLAAGWYYYTHRQTDLIGGSFSGSKDLLAPKGDISRLLERPYLPEGSANPQLTKCINLYKERFTRQAFDYCTEFLNGPSTEQEKSVALTVLGVIHDEAGRFPLAIERLQKAVLYDPKNVHAYYNLTLAYKHNGQFADARSTAMKAKELAPDDPRIALLAGNLFNEINDPDAAIDAYKRGLSTSPDDPYLAYNLAVSYFKKGELPQAEEQFKLVILKSRGGKLSALSSAYLGNIAYNRGDYGSAEHYFREAATLSPNDAKALYNLSVVLKKNGKMEEALKYLEMAKLAGASDPEIFRSIAESFEQLNQGEQSIDALHKGLKYNPNNLDLLFQLAETYYNRGDLLAAEETYRRIVDSTPGDSFTETALINLGVVLDQMERYGEAVTYLNRVLDINPKNAKAYYNLGLVYKHTGNGVQAIENFRKSAYLDPTDIKPKEALGDYYLENKFYREAIEEYSALFKQKEDYYKVALKLAEAYIGSNQTSSAEKILLQILNQSRNSAELQQAHKKLALLYNKSKDPDLRNRAKDEAYRSAHMNPDDYEGRLVLTKILLDSNSVLDREKAIEELTAIVRSEVKPKTASTAYNYLGVAYYKNGEYKKAVRAFQNSIDLDPSNTEAYDNKRAASAALEGSSQREGVF
- the nusB gene encoding transcription antitermination factor NusB, whose protein sequence is MSTSRRKSREIAVMALYQLELVKPPLSEVLKFKWYDKKIEKDERDFAVSIINGVVKNGEAIDTLIKKYSRNWDFERISPVNKCILRLSIYGLLNSMEIPPTVVIDEAVELTKEFESENSVPFINGILNSILQYETNRHGKPDPQKPDLPGDGRT
- the ribH gene encoding 6,7-dimethyl-8-ribityllumazine synthase gives rise to the protein MPKELKAKLNGTGQKHCIIVSRFNEFIVESLLKGATDALLATGVEDKDITIVRIPGAYEFPLVVSKAAASKKYDSIICLGAVIRGATAHFDYVAGESAKVGSIGVQYSLPVAFGILTTDTIEQAIERAGTKAGNKGYEAALTAVEMVNLLALL
- a CDS encoding tetratricopeptide repeat protein; translated protein: MLPSVATGKETRLFKFFPLSKIGLGIFLCYFSSCASIQTIWKPNDSFIKSLELPNWVLESSIKLRVFNDTPNTANPEDALPEDDIAFYSNNARVLMAASPAAMKDIYKMAGCLDGTELVTIRGNKITENQEDIWYGICRSGAQDTVVFKVFDMGNDHLYRLYEDELLPNWEEARKIVQTNPEKAMRLANKLIEHEPSHPGARRLLGSLYLKAGYCPGAIRNYRIYLRIMPRTPEKEKIDSIVSKSCKDSLIPKKKEQKEYSEDLPNLGD